From Bombina bombina isolate aBomBom1 chromosome 1, aBomBom1.pri, whole genome shotgun sequence:
acaaggtatgaattaaaaaaaaaaattcaatggcCAAACTCTTCCCACCAGTTACCTTATTTGGAGTAGTCAATCGATACTTTTTAGTGGAATCATTTTATTGTATTAGCTAAATATACTTTGTGTTGCAGTTCGTATCTTATCTTCACTAAAGCCAGTTAGAGATATGGAACGGTTAGGATTGTGAaaactgcagtgtgcacttccaattatcAGAATTGGAAAACCCATAATTTTGAGACTAAAAGGGagacaaaacccatttttttttttcctttcatggtccagatagagcatgcatttttaagcaactttctaatttactcctattatacatttttctttgtccccttggtatctttatttgataaagcaagaatgtaagtataggagcttgcccatttttggttcagcacctgcgtaGTGGTACCTGATTGGTGGCAgcattttgccaccaatcagcaggcgctacctaggggctgaaccaaaaatgggcaggcttctttgcttacattcctgcttttccaaaaaaagatagcaggagaacgaagaaaaatgtatattaggaataaattagaaagttgcttaaaatttgaatctgaatcatgaaaaacaaaatttaggttttgtgtccctttaatttacaggaaaaggaggcaaaacaaaatatgaaagtattttgcatttttcactacacataattaaacattatataaTGCAATCTCAAAGTGCTTACTGTCGCTTTCTGACAGATGAACTGACAAGAGACTACATGGCTATATTCCAATCAAAGAACATCTCTAGAGCTTCATCAGTCATCCCTGTACTTTAATTGTGCAAATTAGCTGCTTATGTTACAAAAGACTCATTTACTTCCCTGCATTTGACCGCCCTTCTATGGACAACTTTACCTCTTGTGGAATGAAAGAATGACGAGCAGGGAAGGGCCAAGCATCTGTACCCTGCAAGCTATATTTTTGGACTCttggactagaatttgactgaacaGTGGGAAGAGAACACAATGTCTGAGAGTGAGAAGTTGTTGTGCCATCTGTTTTTTGCTGATTCTGCTTTTCATCATCTTGCGCTGCCAAAAAAGATAGCTCATGAGAAAGGAAAGCTGCTTTGCCAGTTCGCTGAGGCAGGATTGGAGTTGTGACAGGGCAGCTTTCTGCAGACACATCACTTTTGCTTATGTTCTGTAAGCTGACTGATATACAGACATCTCCAACCTGAAGTCTATGACATGGAAGCGCAAATAACTGAGCTGTCTGTCTGGGACTACAGGAGGACCAGCCTTGCCCATAAACAAAAAAAGGATGCTCAGGAGGGACATCAAGACAGACTTTACTCTGTTGCTCTCCCACTACAAAATGAAGGGTCACAAATCCTGGCCATTGACTCTCTTGGATGTCCACAACTGTACTAGAATCAATCTTCAAGCCACCACTAACCTCTGCGCTGCGCACAAAGTCCTGGGTTTGTAGATCTTCAACTCTCTTCAGTTCCCCAGTGGCTAGCTGAATAATAGCCCCTTTCATGAAGTGTGAAGGTAAAGATGTGGAATGTGTTGGCCGTGCACCTGCTTGTGGGGGGGCTGTCTCTGAACAGGTGTCAATTTTGTGACGTGGAGATCTTGACCTTTGAGTTTTAGAGGCATGCTCTATGGCTGAGGAAAACCTGCTTTGTTCTGCATAGATTCCAGCTTCCATTGCCTCACCATTAGCTATAACAGGGGTTTTATCTGTGTATTTGACAATATGCTGATCTGAGAAGTTATTACTTGGCTTTCTAGTTCTCTCTAATATTGAGCCCACTACGTTTTCTTGGACAAAGACACCTCTTGGTTGCCCCAGTAGTTCATTTGAATCATGAGATAGCTTTAATGGGTTCTGCATATCTTTTTTTTGTATGAATGCTGCAGAAAAATCTTGTGAAGCTAGCCCCCCAACCACACTCTGTACTTCTAAATCAGTATCTGGAGAGCTTCTGTGGCTTATCAGAGAGGTATTTGACCTCTGTCCTGGTACAGAATATACATCACACTCTAACAGTTTTTCACCTGTCCCCCTTACAATCTGTCCTTCTGTGTCATGAATATATGCAGACCTGGCCTGATTAGATTTCTGATCAGAAGCACAACCTGATGGTCTCTGAGACATATTGGTAGATGTTATGGTTATTTCTGAGTCTTTGTCATTATTGGAAGTACTGCGAACATCCATGTTAGGGGGGCAAGTCATAAGCATTTCATGCACCGGATACACTGCTGGCAGCTGAGTAGAATGTTGAAAAAATACAGGCACTCTTCCTTTTGTGACATCCAAAGGCAACACTCCCATGAGAACAGGTGGGGACTGAGCTGTAGGGACTTTGCTGAAGGACTGAGAAGCTGAATCTTGTGGAGGTGGTGTGACACCTTCTGTAAGGATGGAATTATATGGCACATAATGGGGAACCTGAGAAGCGGAAAAGGTTGCAGAGGAAGATAATGGAAGGAAACCAGGGGAAACAGCATATGGAACCGTGTATGGAGATCCAATTAACTGTACAGGCGTATGGGATATGGGATAATGAATAGGTGGGTAAGTGACACCAGAGTGCTGTATTAGAGAAGGTGCTACACTGAAAGATGGAGGAATAGATGTCATGTTCACCACAGAGTGCACACCAGTTGGAGAGTAAGTTACAGAAGGTACTGCAACTTTGTAGAGATTTCCATACTGATCAACTGTGACTGTCTCTGTCCCATTGCCAGACACTTCATACCTCACTCCCTGACCTGCTGCTAGCAGCACCCCATTGGACCAGCTTGGAGTTTCACTGACTGGAATGTCATTAGCAGGAGCACTCTCTATCCTTGACTGTTCTTCCATGCTCACACTGTTTTGTGCCAACTCTCTCTTCTTTGGAGGAAGACATTCTTGACTCCTCTCGTGTGCAGGCCTCATGCTGTTTCCTGCTTCTGATAAGACCTTTATAATTTTGTAATTGCTTCATGGGTGTCTGGCAGGAATCATCTATAATGCCACCATACATTTCCTGTTGACATCTTGTAGGTCTAAGGTCTGGGAGGAGAAGGAGTACAAGAAGTAGGATAGTGTGAACAGGCAACAAACACATTTCAAATGTAACTAAgtaagaggaaggaaggaaagacagaaggaaagacagaaagaaaggaaaagaaaagaaaggaaaagaaaagaaaagaaaaaagaaaagaaagaaccaTGCAAAACATTCTAAATAATCACTTttcattagggctgcaacaactaaccggtaagtttgatcataaaaatagctgtcaacaaatctcattatcaattaggtggtcagttgcacagcaccagctgctttaatctgatgatctactgcaactaagattgtgcaaaaaaaaaaaaatgaatttatttatttttttaatcttttttctatacaattaatcggacaataatcatccgattaatcggatagaaaaaaaaaatgtttgcacaataccatgcacaggagttcatcggatttaagcagctggtgctgtgcaattaaccaactaatcactgaccacctaattgataatgagattctttgacaattatttttatgatcaatcttactgattagttgttgcagccctacatgAACTAAATGAAATTTCATTGTGTCCTTTTGGACACTTCAAAAAACAATTAGTGCATGTTTGCAAAACACAGCATTATATTGTTTATGGAGACAAATTTGTAAGAAACTAATTATTAACTTATTAATAAAGAACGAAAATTGTAAAATTTCCCataaactctttaaagggacataatactcatatgctaaatcacttgaaactgatgcagtataactgtaaaaagctgaccggaaaatatcacctgagcatctctatgtaaaaaaggaagatattttacctcacaatctcctcagctcagcagagtaagttatgtttAAAACGTAATAATttagctgctgcttagctgcaggtaaaaaaaattttaaaaaaaaaatgaagaaatgaacagcagccaatcagcatcagcagtgctgaggtcatgaactcttttactgtgatctcatgagatttgacttaactatcatgagatttcatagtaaacttccttagactgaatagggaaataacatgagagcacaaggctcaatccttcggctgtcccgggacagacatactgatgtgctgcttagaagtcctttagaataggatgtggctactgaggaacttttgaggtaaaatatctttcttttttacatagagatttgcaggtgatattttctagtcagctttttacagctatgctgcataactttcaagtgtttaaaacatttgggtatcatgaccctttaagcaaGTACAATTAAAAtcacattcattatttatattaCACGCTTTTTCTGTACTTGGCAGTTTGTGATTTTTGCCATCCCTCCTGAGAGGCGGTATAAACTTTAGATAACATTTAAGGCAATGCTAAATTAAGTCTCAAAATTCACATTAGAATGATGCCTCTGACCATAGCAAAGAACACCAGAGATTCCAGAGAGTATATcctaaaaagcaacaacaaaatggaaaggttttttttgtgtgtcagGGAGATAaaactcaaaattgaaatgcacattgcaGCTCAATTTTAAAAAGATGCATTTTCTAACAGCCATGCACTAGCAACATGATAACTTTTGCTATGCACAAAGCATACTAGGTACAACTGTATTCAGGGAAAATATATTATGCCAGCAATCTGAGAATACTCAGAGTTCTCAGATTGCACCTTTTGCTAGCACGTGTATtggaaaaaataattattttcaaaacCAACACACATGAATGTGCATTTCAGTTCTGagctttatttacttttaaattatttttaaacgtttatttTGTAGGCAGATTTTTGCAATACTatacataatattaaaatatatacacatggtATGCATGTCTAATCTATTTCCAGCCCCTCTAAAGCCTTTGACA
This genomic window contains:
- the ATXN1L gene encoding ataxin-1-like, which gives rise to MRPAHERSQECLPPKKRELAQNSVSMEEQSRIESAPANDIPVSETPSWSNGVLLAAGQGVRYEVSGNGTETVTVDQYGNLYKVAVPSVTYSPTGVHSVVNMTSIPPSFSVAPSLIQHSGVTYPPIHYPISHTPVQLIGSPYTVPYAVSPGFLPLSSSATFSASQVPHYVPYNSILTEGVTPPPQDSASQSFSKVPTAQSPPVLMGVLPLDVTKGRVPVFFQHSTQLPAVYPVHEMLMTCPPNMDVRSTSNNDKDSEITITSTNMSQRPSGCASDQKSNQARSAYIHDTEGQIVRGTGEKLLECDVYSVPGQRSNTSLISHRSSPDTDLEVQSVVGGLASQDFSAAFIQKKDMQNPLKLSHDSNELLGQPRGVFVQENVVGSILERTRKPSNNFSDQHIVKYTDKTPVIANGEAMEAGIYAEQSRFSSAIEHASKTQRSRSPRHKIDTCSETAPPQAGARPTHSTSLPSHFMKGAIIQLATGELKRVEDLQTQDFVRSAEVSGGLKIDSSTVVDIQESQWPGFVTLHFVVGEQQSKVCLDVPPEHPFFVYGQGWSSCSPRQTAQLFALPCHRLQVGDVCISVSLQNISKSDVSAESCPVTTPILPQRTGKAAFLSHELSFLAAQDDEKQNQQKTDGTTTSHSQTLCSLPTVQSNSSPRVQKYSLQGTDAWPFPARHSFIPQEVKLSIEGRSNAGK